In a single window of the Scyliorhinus canicula chromosome 1, sScyCan1.1, whole genome shotgun sequence genome:
- the LOC119961755 gene encoding uncharacterized protein LOC119961755 isoform X2, translating into MATSTSDHCLIQKEAPEQQELGIGTAKQGGKQSNNCSEGKVRIGGRKEWEIQKGQPDANLVMLQTGDLIQVGEVKASLQHRLEEIQVSLQTGVNLLQGVIESSNSQMESAVEEVSSTVTSVETTLQNMDSTLTTINSNLLELQETVEFGLKELTKEIASLVKWLCQNLSAEPVEHQSVKPFIRTAKTVPI; encoded by the coding sequence ATGGCAACTTCTACTTCAGACCATTGTCTGATTCAAAAAGAAGCTCCAGAACAGCAGGAATTGGGGATTGGAACTGCCAAACAGGGAGGCAAGCAAAGTAACAACTGTTCTGAGGGCAAAGTGAGGATAGGAGGAAGAAAAGAATGGGAAATTCAAAAAGGTCAGCCAGATGCCAATTTGGTAATGTTACAGACAGGTGACCTGATCCAAGTAGGGGAAGTGAAAGCAAGCCTACAGCACAGACTAGAAGAGATACAAGTCAGCTTGCAGACTGGAGTGAATCTGCTTCAAGGTGTAATTGAGTCCAGTAACAGTCAGATGGAATCAGCTGTGGAGGAGGTGAGTTCCACTGTCACCTCGGTTGAGACCACGCTACAGAATATGGATTCCACGCTAACCACAATTAACTCCAACCTATTAGAGCTCCAAGAAACAGTTGAATTTGGTTTAAAGGAACTCACCAAGGAAATTGCTTCTCTGGTCAAGTGGCTGTGCCAGAACCTGAGTGCTGAACCTGTAGAACATCAGTCAGTCAAACCTTTCATTCGGACTGCCAAAACAGTTCCTATTTAA